The following proteins come from a genomic window of Pseudomonas cichorii:
- the pdxJ gene encoding pyridoxine 5'-phosphate synthase, whose protein sequence is MTQSTRILLGVNIDHVATLRQARGTRYPDPVKAALDAEEAGADGITVHLREDRRHIQERDVLLLKDVLQTRMNFEMGVTEEMLAFAERIRPAHVCLVPETRQELTTEGGLDVAGQEERIKAAVERLSKIGCEVSLFIDADEQQIAASRRIGAPAIELHTGRYADAQTPAEVAEELKRIADGVAFGVAQGLIVNAGHGLHYHNVEAVAAIKGINELNIGHALVAHALFVGFKAAVAEMKALIVAAAR, encoded by the coding sequence GTGACCCAAAGCACTCGCATCCTTCTTGGCGTTAACATCGACCACGTTGCCACCTTGCGTCAGGCTCGCGGTACACGTTATCCGGATCCGGTGAAAGCCGCATTGGATGCCGAAGAGGCGGGCGCGGATGGCATCACCGTGCATTTGCGTGAAGACCGTCGGCATATCCAGGAGCGCGATGTCTTGCTGCTCAAGGACGTGCTGCAGACACGCATGAATTTCGAGATGGGCGTAACCGAAGAAATGCTCGCCTTCGCCGAGCGTATTCGTCCGGCCCATGTATGCCTGGTTCCTGAAACCCGTCAGGAACTCACCACCGAAGGCGGCCTTGATGTCGCCGGTCAGGAAGAGCGGATCAAGGCGGCGGTCGAGCGGCTGTCGAAGATCGGCTGCGAAGTCTCGCTGTTCATCGATGCGGACGAACAGCAGATCGCCGCTTCCAGGCGCATCGGTGCTCCGGCCATCGAGCTGCATACTGGCCGCTATGCCGATGCTCAGACGCCAGCTGAAGTCGCAGAAGAACTCAAGCGCATTGCCGATGGTGTGGCGTTCGGGGTGGCTCAGGGGCTGATCGTCAATGCCGGTCATGGCCTGCATTATCACAACGTCGAAGCGGTGGCGGCGATCAAAGGGATCAATGAACTGAACATCGGGCATGCGCTGGTTGCACATGCCCTGTTCGTGGGCTTCAAGGCTGCTGTGGCCGAAATGAAGGCATTGATTGTGGCGGCTGCCAGGTAA
- the recO gene encoding DNA repair protein RecO, whose product MSAPTGQPAYVLHSRAYRENSALVDFLTPQGRLRAVLRNARGKAGTLARPFVPLEAEFRGRGELKNVGRMEGAGVAIWLSGEALFSGMYLNELLIRLLPSEDPHPAVFDHYAATLTALAQGRPLEPLLRSFEWRLLDDLGYGFALDVDINGEPLAADGLYRLQVDAGLERVYLLQPGLFQGVELLAMAEADWSAPGALSAAKRLMRQALAVHLGGRPLVSRELFRKP is encoded by the coding sequence ATGAGCGCGCCAACCGGCCAACCTGCTTATGTGCTTCACAGCCGGGCCTATCGCGAAAACAGCGCTCTGGTCGACTTCCTCACGCCTCAAGGCCGTTTACGCGCCGTGCTGCGTAATGCTCGTGGCAAGGCCGGTACGCTGGCTCGTCCTTTCGTACCTCTTGAGGCCGAGTTTCGCGGACGTGGCGAACTCAAGAATGTCGGGCGCATGGAAGGTGCCGGCGTAGCCATCTGGTTGTCCGGCGAGGCCTTGTTCAGTGGGATGTACCTCAACGAACTGCTGATTCGCCTGTTGCCATCGGAAGATCCTCATCCCGCCGTTTTCGACCACTATGCCGCGACCCTGACAGCCTTGGCGCAAGGTCGTCCTCTTGAGCCTCTGTTGCGTTCATTCGAATGGCGACTGCTGGACGATCTGGGCTATGGCTTTGCGCTGGACGTGGATATCAATGGCGAGCCGCTTGCTGCCGATGGTTTGTATCGCCTGCAAGTGGATGCAGGGCTTGAGCGGGTCTATCTGCTGCAGCCCGGACTGTTTCAAGGCGTTGAGCTACTGGCCATGGCCGAGGCCGACTGGAGCGCTCCGGGTGCGCTGTCTGCTGCCAAGCGCCTGATGCGTCAGGCACTGGCCGTGCATCTGGGCGGACGTCCATTAGTAAGCCGTGAACTGTTTCGCAAGCCGTGA
- the era gene encoding GTPase Era yields MTDTTATRCGYVAIVGRPNVGKSTLLNHILGQKLAITSRKPQTTRHNMLGIKTEGAVQAIYVDTPGMHKNSEKALNRYMNKTASAALKDVDVVIFVVDRTRWTDEDQMVLERVQYVQGPVILAINKTDRIEDKGDLMPHLEWLQGQLPNASIVPISAQHGHNLDALEGLIASHLPENDHFFPEDQITDRSSRFLAAELVREKIMRQLGAELPYQITVEIEEFKQQGRTLHIHALILVERDGQKKIIIGDKGERIKRIGSDARRDMELLFDSKVMLNLWVKVKGGWSDDERALRSLGYGDL; encoded by the coding sequence ATGACTGATACAACTGCAACTCGCTGTGGCTATGTTGCCATCGTCGGCCGCCCCAACGTAGGCAAGTCCACGCTGCTCAACCACATTCTTGGCCAGAAGCTGGCGATCACCTCGCGCAAGCCTCAGACTACTCGTCACAACATGCTGGGTATCAAGACCGAAGGCGCCGTGCAGGCGATCTATGTCGATACCCCCGGTATGCACAAGAACAGCGAAAAAGCCCTCAACCGCTACATGAACAAGACCGCTTCGGCTGCGTTGAAAGACGTCGATGTCGTGATTTTCGTGGTTGACCGTACCCGCTGGACCGACGAAGACCAGATGGTGCTCGAGCGTGTCCAGTACGTGCAGGGCCCTGTCATCCTGGCGATCAACAAGACTGATCGTATCGAGGACAAGGGCGATCTGATGCCGCATCTGGAATGGCTGCAAGGCCAGTTGCCCAATGCGTCCATCGTGCCGATTTCCGCGCAGCACGGGCATAACCTCGATGCTCTGGAAGGCCTGATCGCTTCCCACCTGCCGGAAAACGATCACTTCTTCCCGGAAGACCAGATCACCGACCGCAGCAGTCGCTTCCTGGCTGCCGAACTGGTTCGCGAGAAAATCATGCGCCAGCTGGGTGCCGAGCTTCCGTACCAGATCACCGTCGAAATCGAAGAGTTCAAGCAGCAGGGACGTACCTTGCATATCCATGCCCTGATTCTTGTGGAGCGTGATGGCCAGAAGAAAATCATCATTGGCGACAAGGGTGAGCGGATCAAGCGCATCGGCAGCGATGCCCGTCGCGACATGGAGCTGCTGTTCGATTCCAAGGTCATGCTCAACCTGTGGGTCAAGGTCAAAGGCGGCTGGTCCGATGATGAGCGCGCCTTGCGTTCATTGGGCTACGGCGACCTGTAA